From Arcticibacter tournemirensis, one genomic window encodes:
- a CDS encoding RNA-binding domain-containing protein, translating into MNRLKPYHIRQLIFEGEEVSLDFKKTITSCSKIAKTMVAFANNKGGRLLVGVSDNGDIKGVRSEDEEKYMLTKAAHFYCRPALEPYFEEVYIEDKIVLVAEIKESDTKPHYALGEDNKWWVYIRVKDKSLLASKIVVDVLKASSREDGVLIEYSGKEKALLEYLESNERITASEYSKMLNLSRRRTRRILVNLVLSGIIRVHTTEKEEFYTAS; encoded by the coding sequence ATGAATCGATTAAAGCCTTACCATATACGGCAACTGATTTTTGAAGGTGAAGAAGTATCTCTTGATTTCAAGAAAACCATTACGTCGTGCTCAAAGATAGCCAAGACAATGGTTGCATTCGCCAATAACAAAGGCGGAAGACTGCTGGTTGGTGTATCAGATAACGGCGATATCAAAGGCGTGAGGTCAGAAGACGAAGAAAAATACATGCTTACAAAAGCTGCTCATTTTTATTGCCGGCCAGCGCTTGAGCCGTATTTTGAAGAAGTATACATCGAAGATAAAATAGTTCTGGTAGCCGAAATAAAGGAAAGTGATACGAAACCTCACTATGCGCTTGGCGAGGATAATAAATGGTGGGTTTACATCAGGGTAAAAGATAAAAGTCTCTTAGCTAGTAAAATTGTGGTGGATGTTCTCAAGGCCAGTTCCCGGGAAGACGGTGTATTGATAGAGTACTCGGGTAAAGAAAAGGCTCTGCTGGAATATCTCGAAAGCAATGAAAGAATTACCGCGAGTGAATATAGTAAGATGCTCAATCTTTCGCGCCGGCGCACACGCCGTATCCTTGTTAATTTAGTTCTGTCGGGTATAATTCGGGTACACACCACCGAAAAGGAAGAGTTCTATACTGCCTCCTGA
- a CDS encoding DUF4442 domain-containing protein, with translation MLVSERTLKWAMRFYPPLLFQRIWVERFQRDFRGVDVKIARSILNLNYNRSIFGGTIYAAADPFYAVLFHQILQKRGYKVQVWQKSAEIDYVKPGMSSLYFSARLDDAEISEACSSLDSDGKFVKSYTIEIKNKAGELCATVESTVYIRKLYSIKTESR, from the coding sequence ATGCTTGTTTCAGAAAGAACGCTTAAGTGGGCCATGCGTTTTTACCCACCTCTTTTATTCCAGCGCATTTGGGTTGAACGTTTTCAGCGAGATTTCAGGGGTGTCGACGTTAAAATTGCAAGGAGTATATTAAACCTCAATTACAACCGTTCTATATTCGGAGGCACGATTTATGCCGCTGCCGATCCTTTTTATGCGGTGTTGTTTCACCAAATTTTACAGAAACGAGGTTACAAGGTTCAGGTTTGGCAAAAGTCCGCGGAAATTGACTATGTAAAACCTGGAATGTCTTCTCTTTACTTCAGTGCCAGATTAGATGATGCAGAGATCAGTGAAGCTTGCAGTAGTTTAGATAGCGACGGAAAGTTTGTTAAAAGTTATACGATTGAAATTAAGAATAAGGCCGGGGAACTCTGCGCGACAGTAGAAAGCACGGTATATATACGCAAACTGTATAGTATCAAAACAGAAAGCCGTTAA